In the genome of Deltaproteobacteria bacterium, one region contains:
- the mog gene encoding molybdopterin adenylyltransferase, whose amino-acid sequence MSLPIRIGIVTISDRASTGVYEDLSGPAIRDTLKAYLKSPWEEVYRLIPDEQPVIEKTLIELADREKCSLVLTTGGTGPAKRDVTPEATENICDKILDGFGEQMRAVSLRFVPTAILSRQIAGTRGSTLIINLPGKPKSIRECLDAVFPAVPYCIDLVDGPRLETDDTVIKAFRPKGA is encoded by the coding sequence ATGTCATTACCCATCCGTATCGGCATCGTCACCATCTCCGACCGCGCCTCGACGGGCGTATATGAAGACCTCTCCGGCCCCGCCATCAGGGACACCCTGAAGGCCTATCTCAAAAGTCCGTGGGAGGAGGTTTACCGCCTCATTCCGGACGAGCAGCCGGTGATCGAAAAGACACTTATCGAGCTGGCGGACCGGGAAAAGTGCAGCCTCGTTCTCACGACGGGCGGCACGGGCCCGGCGAAACGCGATGTGACGCCCGAGGCGACGGAGAATATTTGCGACAAGATTCTGGATGGTTTTGGCGAGCAGATGCGGGCGGTGTCGCTCAGGTTTGTCCCGACGGCGATACTGTCGCGCCAGATCGCCGGGACACGCGGATCGACGCTCATCATCAACCTGCCGGGAAAGCCCAAGTCGATCCGTGAATGCCTCGATGCCGTTTTCCCCGCCGTTCCCTACTGTATTGATCTTGTTGACGGTCCCCGGCTCGAAACCGACGACACCGTCATCAAGGCATTCCGGCCCAAGGGGGCGTGA
- a CDS encoding long-chain fatty acid--CoA ligase, translating to MDGLMMNYPLTLPFMLERAGKLFPKTEIVTRLPDKSIHRTTYGEFYRRTKKLASALTKAGMKRGDRVATLSWNHWRHLECYFGIPAAGGVLHTLNLRLFADDLAYIANHAEDRFLIVDDVLLPLYDQFKDRVKFEKVIVVPFKGPVPAGMEDYEKFIDSGSEDFRYPDIDENEAMGICYTSGTTGNPKGVLYSHRAIALHSLVSALPDVHGLSQHDTVMPVVPMFHANAWGLPFICVMVGARQVFPGPHLDAANLLDFFAGERVTFSAGVPTIWLGILEALEKEPSRWKFQSEVRMAVGGSAVPEALMRKLDRFGMRIIHLWGMTELSPLGTCSQLKASQAGCTEDEKYAIRAKQGLPVPLVDTRIVNEKGEAPWDGETMGELQVRGPYVASSYYRLENSDDKFTADGWFRTGDVATIDPEGFVKLTDRTKDLIKSGGEWISSVDLENAIMGHPAVKEAAVIAIQHPKWDERPLAVVVLKDGQKATADDIRQYLASRFAKWWLPDAVEFADAIPRTSTGKFLKTALRDRYKDWKWQ from the coding sequence ATGGACGGCCTGATGATGAACTACCCGCTGACGCTTCCTTTCATGCTGGAGCGGGCCGGAAAGCTTTTCCCGAAAACGGAGATCGTGACGCGTTTGCCCGACAAGTCGATCCACCGGACGACGTACGGCGAGTTCTACCGCCGGACGAAAAAACTCGCATCGGCGCTCACGAAAGCGGGCATGAAACGCGGGGACCGCGTGGCGACGCTTTCCTGGAACCACTGGCGGCATCTGGAGTGCTACTTCGGCATTCCGGCGGCAGGCGGCGTCTTGCATACCCTGAACCTGCGGCTCTTTGCGGACGACCTCGCCTATATCGCCAACCACGCCGAAGACCGTTTCCTGATCGTCGATGACGTGCTGCTCCCGCTCTACGACCAGTTCAAGGACCGGGTGAAGTTTGAAAAAGTGATCGTTGTTCCGTTCAAGGGGCCGGTTCCGGCCGGAATGGAGGACTACGAGAAGTTTATTGACAGCGGCAGCGAGGATTTCAGGTATCCCGACATCGACGAGAACGAGGCGATGGGTATCTGCTACACGAGCGGTACCACGGGTAACCCGAAAGGCGTCCTCTATTCTCACCGGGCCATCGCGCTGCATTCGCTCGTCTCGGCGCTGCCGGACGTTCATGGCCTTTCCCAGCACGATACGGTGATGCCGGTGGTGCCCATGTTCCATGCGAATGCCTGGGGGCTGCCGTTCATCTGCGTGATGGTGGGGGCGCGTCAGGTGTTTCCAGGGCCGCACCTGGATGCGGCAAACCTGCTGGATTTTTTTGCGGGCGAGCGCGTCACCTTCAGCGCCGGGGTCCCGACCATCTGGCTTGGCATCCTGGAGGCGCTCGAAAAGGAGCCGTCCCGCTGGAAGTTCCAGTCCGAGGTCCGGATGGCGGTGGGCGGATCGGCCGTTCCCGAGGCCCTGATGCGCAAGCTCGACCGGTTTGGCATGAGAATTATTCACTTGTGGGGAATGACCGAGCTGTCGCCGCTCGGCACCTGCAGTCAGCTGAAAGCGTCGCAGGCGGGCTGCACCGAGGACGAGAAGTATGCCATCCGCGCGAAACAGGGGCTTCCGGTGCCATTGGTCGATACCCGTATCGTGAACGAGAAGGGCGAGGCTCCGTGGGACGGGGAGACGATGGGCGAACTTCAGGTTCGTGGGCCGTACGTGGCGTCGAGCTACTACCGGCTTGAGAATTCTGACGACAAGTTCACCGCCGACGGCTGGTTCCGGACCGGAGACGTGGCGACAATCGACCCCGAAGGGTTCGTCAAGCTCACCGACCGAACGAAAGACCTCATCAAGTCGGGTGGCGAGTGGATCAGTTCGGTGGATCTGGAGAACGCCATCATGGGCCACCCGGCGGTGAAGGAGGCGGCGGTGATCGCCATCCAGCATCCCAAGTGGGACGAGCGGCCGCTGGCCGTCGTCGTGCTGAAGGATGGCCAGAAGGCGACTGCTGACGACATCAGGCAGTATCTGGCATCGCGGTTCGCCAAGTGGTGGCTTCCTGACGCGGTGGAGTTCGCTGACGCGATTCCACGCACCTCCACGGGCAAGTTCCTGAAGACCGCCCTCAGGGACCGGTACAAGGACTGGAAGTGGCAGTGA
- a CDS encoding DUF2238 domain-containing protein → MTSSRAERIALVALTVLALVLSGWSPFDRLTWFLEVLPVLIGLPLAILTFDRFPLTPLLYRLLFFHSLGLILGGHYTYARVPAGDWMRDVFSLSRNPYDRFGHFVQGFVPAILARELLLRLTPLKPGKWLFFIVVSFCLAFSAVYELMEWLAAVIIGQGANEFLGMQGDEWDTQWDMFLALVGAALSLLLLSGVHGRQLERIVSGGSRNDSSSGSN, encoded by the coding sequence GTGACCAGCTCTCGCGCTGAACGGATCGCCCTTGTCGCCCTGACGGTGCTGGCGCTGGTTCTTTCAGGCTGGAGCCCGTTTGACCGGCTCACCTGGTTCCTGGAAGTGCTGCCCGTCTTGATCGGACTCCCGCTGGCTATTCTGACCTTCGACCGGTTCCCGCTGACGCCGCTGCTCTACCGGCTCCTGTTCTTTCACTCGCTGGGGCTGATCCTGGGCGGACATTACACCTACGCACGGGTTCCGGCAGGCGACTGGATGCGCGATGTCTTCTCCCTGAGTCGTAATCCCTATGATCGGTTCGGCCACTTCGTGCAGGGGTTTGTTCCGGCGATCCTGGCGAGGGAACTGCTGCTGCGCCTGACGCCGCTGAAACCCGGCAAGTGGCTGTTCTTTATCGTAGTGAGCTTCTGTCTTGCCTTCAGTGCCGTCTATGAACTGATGGAGTGGCTTGCCGCCGTGATTATCGGGCAGGGCGCCAACGAATTCCTGGGGATGCAGGGCGACGAGTGGGATACCCAGTGGGACATGTTCCTCGCGTTGGTGGGGGCGGCGCTGTCCCTGCTTCTCCTCAGCGGTGTTCACGGCCGCCAGCTTGAGCGCATCGTTTCAGGCGGTTCCCGGAACGATTCCAGCTCCGGCAGCAACTGA
- the ribD gene encoding bifunctional diaminohydroxyphosphoribosylaminopyrimidine deaminase/5-amino-6-(5-phosphoribosylamino)uracil reductase RibD, with product MSGPKRPARPVKLHPQREADRKFMARALELAARGKGKTSPNPIVGSVVVKGGKIIAEGYHRGPGLPHAEAEALARAGRRAKGATVYVTLTPCNLEGQVPPCTSGLIAAGVKRVVIASDDPHPKADGALQRLRRSGIEVTTGILKDEAGRLNEIFLTWAGTGTPFTVVKLAASLDGKIATRTGQSKYITGRESLRRVHEWRDLYDAVCVGVGTVLADDPELNVRFTRRTGADPAVVIVDSRLRTPPTARLFRNRRTKKIIATTGRGGAARRRVLEKAGARVVELTDRNGQVDLPRLWRYLGLERITGVLVEGGPTLGWSLIELGLADRFALFLAPRIIGGALAPGVLGGSGVEKLAGAIPVRDLATERLGNDLLVTGELDRRYRAR from the coding sequence ATGAGCGGTCCCAAACGCCCGGCCCGGCCCGTCAAGCTCCATCCGCAGCGTGAAGCGGACCGGAAGTTCATGGCCCGTGCGCTGGAACTGGCAGCCCGGGGCAAGGGGAAGACTTCGCCGAACCCCATCGTCGGCTCGGTGGTGGTAAAGGGCGGCAAAATCATCGCCGAGGGCTACCACCGGGGTCCGGGCCTGCCGCACGCCGAGGCCGAGGCGCTCGCAAGGGCCGGACGCCGGGCGAAGGGGGCAACGGTCTATGTGACGCTCACCCCCTGCAACCTTGAGGGCCAGGTGCCACCCTGCACGTCGGGACTGATTGCGGCCGGGGTCAAACGGGTGGTCATCGCGTCGGATGATCCGCACCCCAAGGCTGACGGGGCCCTGCAGCGGCTCCGCAGGTCGGGGATTGAAGTAACGACGGGCATCCTGAAGGACGAAGCCGGGCGGCTGAACGAAATCTTCCTCACCTGGGCCGGAACCGGGACGCCATTTACGGTGGTGAAGCTCGCCGCCTCGCTGGACGGGAAGATCGCCACCCGCACGGGCCAGTCGAAATACATCACCGGCAGGGAGTCGCTCCGCCGGGTTCACGAGTGGCGCGACCTTTATGATGCCGTTTGCGTGGGCGTGGGCACTGTGCTGGCCGACGATCCAGAACTGAACGTGCGGTTCACCCGCCGGACCGGCGCCGATCCGGCTGTTGTCATCGTCGATTCGCGCCTCCGGACGCCTCCCACGGCCAGGCTGTTCCGTAACCGCCGGACGAAAAAGATCATCGCCACCACCGGGCGGGGTGGAGCGGCCCGCCGCCGGGTGCTGGAAAAGGCCGGCGCCCGCGTCGTGGAGCTGACTGACCGGAACGGACAGGTGGACCTGCCCCGCCTGTGGCGGTACCTGGGTCTGGAACGGATAACGGGCGTACTGGTCGAAGGCGGTCCCACGCTCGGGTGGAGCCTGATCGAACTGGGACTTGCCGACCGGTTCGCCCTTTTTCTCGCCCCCAGAATCATCGGCGGCGCGCTGGCACCGGGCGTGCTCGGCGGTTCCGGCGTGGAAAAACTGGCGGGGGCGATACCGGTCCGCGATCTGGCGACCGAGCGGCTGGGTAATGATCTCCTCGTTACGGGCGAACTCGACCGCCGCTACCGGGCAAGGTAG
- a CDS encoding bifunctional 3,4-dihydroxy-2-butanone-4-phosphate synthase/GTP cyclohydrolase II produces the protein MPLSRVEDAMRDLREGKMIIMVDDEDRENEGDLVMAAQFATPEAVNFMAKHGRGLICLTLTEERAGHLNLPLMVRENTSQFGTAFTVSIEARTGVTTGISAADRARTIHVAIDDSSTASDLSRPGHVFPLIARPGGVLQRTGQTEGSVDICRMAGVKPYGVICEIMKDDGTMARMPDLERFAAEWNLKIISVADIIRYRLWKERLVHRVSEGRLPTQYGEFRIIVYHNDVDSHEHVALIKGDVTDGEPTLVRVHSSCVTGDIFNSLRCDCGEQLHAAMRMVERAGKGVVLYLIQEGRGIGLANKIKAYNLQDGGMDTVEANIALGFKPDLRDFGIGAQILVDLGLKKLRLMTNNPKKIVGLEAYGMEVVDRVPIEIEPSQENLRYLKTKRDKLGHLLRIMPDGE, from the coding sequence ATGCCGTTGAGCCGTGTCGAAGACGCCATGCGCGACCTGCGCGAAGGCAAGATGATCATCATGGTTGATGATGAGGACCGCGAGAACGAGGGCGATCTCGTGATGGCGGCCCAGTTCGCCACCCCCGAGGCTGTGAACTTCATGGCCAAACATGGCCGGGGGCTGATCTGTCTTACCCTGACCGAAGAACGTGCCGGGCACCTGAACCTTCCCCTGATGGTCCGCGAAAACACGTCCCAGTTCGGCACGGCGTTCACTGTTTCCATCGAGGCGCGTACGGGCGTGACGACCGGCATCAGCGCCGCCGACCGGGCGCGTACCATCCATGTGGCGATTGATGACAGTTCTACCGCCAGCGATCTGTCCCGCCCCGGCCATGTATTTCCCCTGATCGCCCGTCCGGGCGGCGTGCTCCAGCGCACGGGACAGACCGAAGGCTCGGTCGATATCTGCCGAATGGCGGGTGTGAAACCCTACGGTGTCATCTGCGAGATCATGAAGGACGACGGCACCATGGCCCGGATGCCGGACCTCGAACGGTTTGCCGCCGAATGGAATCTCAAGATCATCTCGGTTGCCGACATCATCCGGTACCGGCTCTGGAAGGAGCGGCTCGTTCATCGCGTCTCGGAGGGCCGCCTGCCGACCCAGTATGGCGAGTTCAGGATCATCGTCTACCACAATGACGTGGACAGCCATGAACATGTGGCGCTCATCAAGGGCGATGTGACCGACGGCGAGCCGACGCTGGTGCGGGTCCATTCGTCATGCGTCACGGGCGACATCTTCAATTCGCTCCGGTGCGATTGCGGAGAGCAGCTTCACGCTGCCATGCGCATGGTGGAGCGCGCCGGGAAGGGTGTTGTCCTGTACCTCATCCAGGAGGGCCGCGGTATTGGGCTGGCGAACAAGATCAAGGCCTACAACCTCCAGGACGGCGGCATGGACACGGTGGAAGCCAATATCGCTCTCGGGTTCAAGCCGGATCTGAGGGATTTCGGCATTGGCGCGCAGATTCTCGTGGACCTGGGGCTGAAGAAGCTCCGCCTCATGACCAACAATCCCAAGAAGATCGTCGGGCTCGAAGCCTATGGGATGGAAGTGGTTGACCGTGTTCCCATCGAGATCGAGCCCAGCCAGGAAAACCTGCGTTACCTGAAGACCAAGCGCGACAAGCTCGGCCACCTGCTCCGGATCATGCCGGACGGGGAGTAG
- a CDS encoding CHAD domain-containing protein: MSKHAASPSNHLLRSINRTWDCYERCRSRYRRKGSERSIHDLRVATRRLLAMFDLYGPLLGDDGADMVKKARKRAKEDMGSLGPLRDAQVQLRLLPSVLSVNAPLEPLVKELRSEEKKLSKKRVPARKAGTPKSIRRAVRQIRSLTQKAGTRDETSTALAISLGRISRREFQKVVRLAALVDADEPVTIHRLRVPFKKFRYMREFMASVPPGVSRQQIGSMRRFQAAMGAVQDICVLEKRIASYSGAAPAPLKSGAKAALRKVRSERDRRIREFIQLLPELESFREPPETMRSSWRP, encoded by the coding sequence GTGAGCAAGCACGCAGCCAGCCCTTCCAACCATCTTCTCCGGTCCATAAACCGGACGTGGGACTGTTACGAGCGGTGCCGCAGTCGCTATCGCCGCAAGGGCAGCGAGCGGTCCATCCACGATCTCCGGGTCGCCACTCGCCGGCTTCTCGCCATGTTCGATCTCTACGGACCGCTTCTCGGCGATGACGGGGCGGATATGGTCAAAAAGGCCCGTAAACGTGCCAAGGAGGATATGGGAAGCCTCGGCCCACTCCGGGATGCCCAGGTCCAGCTCCGGCTTCTGCCGTCGGTTCTTTCTGTCAACGCCCCTCTGGAACCGCTCGTAAAAGAGCTCCGGTCCGAAGAGAAAAAACTTTCCAAGAAACGAGTCCCGGCCCGGAAGGCCGGGACACCAAAGTCTATCCGCCGCGCCGTCAGGCAGATTCGCAGCCTGACCCAAAAGGCAGGCACCCGGGACGAGACTTCGACGGCGCTCGCCATCTCGCTCGGCCGGATTTCCAGGCGGGAGTTCCAGAAGGTTGTCCGGCTGGCCGCACTGGTAGACGCAGACGAGCCCGTGACCATTCACCGACTCCGTGTGCCGTTCAAGAAGTTCCGTTACATGCGAGAGTTCATGGCCAGTGTGCCGCCCGGCGTCAGCCGTCAGCAGATCGGCTCGATGCGCCGGTTTCAGGCGGCCATGGGCGCCGTGCAGGATATCTGTGTGCTGGAGAAACGGATCGCCAGTTACAGTGGGGCCGCACCGGCGCCCCTGAAATCCGGCGCAAAGGCCGCCCTGCGGAAAGTCCGTTCCGAACGGGACCGGCGCATCCGGGAGTTTATTCAGTTGCTGCCGGAGCTGGAATCGTTCCGGGAACCGCCTGAAACGATGCGCTCAAGCTGGCGGCCGTGA
- a CDS encoding riboflavin synthase — protein MFTGLIIDRGKITGRRALPGGETAGVVLTVQTKLDTGDFELGESIAVSGTCLTVTKIHRDGFEADVSRESLNKTKLGSVAVGSEVNLERALRAADRLGGHIVQGHVDGVGELLSAEPVGESHKLTFRVPDTIAPYLIPKGSVAVDGVSLTVNEVQGAEFTVNIIPVTWSETALGTLKKGDPVNLEADVLAKYVERLLAVRLGPAVAGKAGGSKIDLRFLAEHGFLE, from the coding sequence ATGTTCACCGGCCTCATCATTGACCGTGGGAAGATAACCGGCCGCCGGGCGCTGCCGGGGGGCGAAACGGCGGGAGTTGTCCTGACGGTCCAGACGAAACTGGATACCGGCGATTTTGAATTGGGTGAGAGCATCGCCGTGAGCGGCACATGCCTCACGGTAACGAAGATTCACAGGGACGGCTTTGAGGCCGATGTCTCCCGCGAATCCCTGAACAAGACGAAACTGGGCAGCGTCGCCGTGGGATCGGAAGTGAATCTCGAACGGGCGCTCCGGGCAGCTGATCGGCTCGGGGGGCATATCGTTCAGGGCCACGTGGATGGCGTCGGCGAACTGCTGTCGGCCGAACCTGTGGGCGAGAGCCACAAGCTCACCTTCCGGGTGCCGGATACCATCGCCCCGTACCTGATACCCAAGGGTTCGGTGGCGGTGGACGGGGTATCGCTGACCGTGAACGAGGTTCAAGGGGCGGAGTTTACCGTCAACATCATTCCGGTCACCTGGTCCGAAACAGCCTTGGGCACGCTCAAAAAGGGCGATCCGGTCAATCTTGAGGCGGACGTGCTGGCCAAATACGTCGAGCGGCTGCTCGCGGTCCGGCTTGGGCCTGCCGTGGCCGGGAAAGCCGGGGGTTCGAAGATTGATCTCAGGTTTCTGGCCGAACACGGATTTTTGGAATAG
- a CDS encoding ABC transporter substrate-binding protein, giving the protein METVIDNREVRHDFVEPPRRIISLVPSLSETVAELAGVDALIGVTRFCKHPAGLRERIATVGGTKDPDIRKIAALQPDLVLVNEEENRMEDYEKLRSAGLPVFATGPRTFTEGLTLLRQIGRILGRVREADAIATAAETRAEKIRAERPGRGLRLFYPVWNRPLMTISGDTYIHDVITLFGFANPFAPKRDRYPEITEAELEKALPQVIVLPDEPYEFRPEHRADWLMKSQYPAARRLQVHLADGSYFCWYGVRQLAALNYIERLLT; this is encoded by the coding sequence ATGGAAACAGTCATCGACAACCGGGAGGTCCGGCACGATTTCGTGGAGCCGCCGCGCCGGATCATCTCTCTGGTGCCCAGCCTGAGCGAGACCGTGGCCGAACTCGCCGGGGTGGATGCGCTCATCGGCGTGACCAGGTTCTGCAAGCACCCGGCAGGGCTTCGTGAACGGATCGCCACCGTGGGCGGCACCAAGGATCCCGATATCCGGAAGATCGCCGCCCTCCAGCCCGATCTCGTTCTCGTCAATGAAGAAGAAAACCGCATGGAGGATTACGAAAAACTCCGCTCGGCCGGCCTGCCCGTCTTCGCCACCGGCCCCCGGACTTTCACCGAAGGGCTCACCCTGCTCCGCCAGATCGGGCGCATTCTGGGCCGGGTCAGGGAAGCCGATGCCATCGCCACGGCGGCTGAGACAAGGGCCGAGAAAATCCGCGCCGAGAGGCCCGGCCGGGGATTGAGGCTCTTTTATCCCGTCTGGAACCGGCCCCTGATGACCATCAGCGGTGACACCTACATCCACGATGTCATCACGCTGTTCGGCTTCGCCAACCCGTTCGCGCCCAAGCGGGACCGTTACCCGGAGATCACCGAGGCCGAACTCGAAAAGGCGCTGCCGCAGGTGATCGTGCTGCCGGATGAGCCGTATGAGTTCCGCCCCGAGCACCGAGCCGACTGGCTGATGAAGAGCCAGTATCCGGCGGCCCGCCGGCTGCAGGTCCACCTCGCTGACGGATCGTATTTCTGCTGGTATGGCGTGCGGCAGCTGGCCGCGTTAAACTATATTGAAAGACTTCTCACCTGA